From one Humulus lupulus chromosome 8, drHumLupu1.1, whole genome shotgun sequence genomic stretch:
- the LOC133795837 gene encoding NDR1/HIN1-like protein 13, whose product MLSAKSESDITSLAPSSPSRSPKRPVYYVQSPSRDSHDGDKSSSMQATPIYNNSPMESPSHSSFGRHSRNSSASRFSGIFRSSSGRKGGSRKHQQHKNDKGWPECNVIMEEGAYDDIDKSYSRRVQALIALFSFFVLFTVFCLIIWGASRPFKAEITVKSLAVNNLYVGSGSDFSGVPTKMLTVNGSLRLSVYNPATIFGIHVSSTPIVLIYNEITIATGQLKKYYQPRKSRRSVVVNLIGSKVPLYGAGSTLTVSQNGAVVPLTIKFEIRSRGNVVGKLVRTKHKRQISCPVVIDSTKTKPIKFKKRSCTYD is encoded by the exons ATGCTTTCAGCAAAATCAGAGTCCGATATCACAAGCTTAGCTCCATCTTCACCTTCGAGGTCGCCAAAGAGGCCAGTTTACTACGTACAAAGCCCCTCAAGGGACTCTCACGATGGAGACAAGTCATCGTCAATGCAGGCCACGCCAATCTACAACAACAGCCCCATGGAGTCGCCTTCTCACTCCTCGTTCGGCCGCCACTCAAGGAACTCCTCGGCCAGCCGATTCTCTGGGATTTTTCGGTCCTCTTCGGGCAGAAAAGGCGGTAGCAGGAAGCATCAGCAGCATAAAAATGACAAGGGTTGGCCTGAGTGTAATGTGATAATGGAAGAAGGAGCTTATGATGATATTGATAAAAGCTATTCAAGGCGCGTTCAGGCCTTAATTGCTCTCTTTAGTTTCTTTGTCCTCTTTACTGTGTTTTGTTTGATCATCTGGGGAGCTAGTAGGCCCTTCAAAGCAGAGATTACTGTCAAG aGCTTGGCAGTGAATAACTTGTATGTTGGGTCAGGTTCAGACTTTTCTGGTGTCCCAACAAAGATGCTAACAGTGAATGGATCATTAAGACTAAGCGTGTACAACCCAGCAACCATATTTGGAATCCACGTTAGCTCAACTCCCATCGTCCTAATTTATAACGAGATCACTATTGCAACCGGTCAG ttgaaaaagtattatcaaccAAGGAAGAGCCGAAGAAGTGTGGTGGTGAACTTGATAGGAAGTAAGGTTCCTCTTTATGGAGCTGGGTCAACTTTAACAGTTTCCCAAAACGGTGCAGTGGTTCCATTGACAATAAAGTTTGAGATCAGATCACGAGGGAATGTAGTGGGGAAGCTAGTGAGAACAAAGCACAAAAGGCAGATTTCTTGCCCTGTTGTCATCGATTCCACTAAGACCAAACCCATCAAGTTCAAGAAGAGGTCTTGCACCTACGACTAA